The genomic DNA ACAGGAGAGGTCATGACCTACTCACCCGGTAATCCACCAGGCGGCGGGTTCCCGCCGGCGCAGCCGCCCGGCTCCTACTCGTCGGGTTCCTACACCGCGCCCACACAGTCGTTCGCTCCGGCGGCCGAGCCCGGCCCGAGCAAGCTTCCGCTGTACCTGTCCGCCGCCGTCGTGGTGCTGGGCCTGGCCGCGTACCTGTCGAGCTTCGGCCCGGTGTTCACCTCCAGCGCCGAACTGGGGCCGATCAGCGTCGAAGCGACCAGCGGCGGAGGGCCCTTCCTGACGCTGGCCACCCTGCTGGCCGCCCTGCTGGCGGCGGTCGGTCTGGTGCCCAAGGTCAAGGGACACCTGGCCGTGGTCGCAATCCTCGCCACCCTCGGTGTGCTGGTGGTCATCGGCCAGCTGTTCAACACCTCGAGCTATGTCACCACGGGCTGGGCCGCCTGGTTGGTGCTGGCCTTCAGCCTGCTGCAGGCCATCGTCGCCATCGCTGCCCTGCTCATCGAAGCCGGTGTCATCAGTGCCCCGACACCGCGGCCCAAGTACGAGCAGCCCCAGTACGGCCAGTACGGCCCGCCCTCGGGTTACTACGGCCAGCCCCAGGGACAGCCGCAGCAGCAAGGCCCGCAGCAGCAGGGCCCGCGGCCCGGGTATCCCACCCAGTACGGCG from Mycolicibacterium tokaiense includes the following:
- a CDS encoding DUF5336 domain-containing protein, whose product is MTYSPGNPPGGGFPPAQPPGSYSSGSYTAPTQSFAPAAEPGPSKLPLYLSAAVVVLGLAAYLSSFGPVFTSSAELGPISVEATSGGGPFLTLATLLAALLAAVGLVPKVKGHLAVVAILATLGVLVVIGQLFNTSSYVTTGWAAWLVLAFSLLQAIVAIAALLIEAGVISAPTPRPKYEQPQYGQYGPPSGYYGQPQGQPQQQGPQQQGPRPGYPTQYGAYTPGPTSGYVPQESQDNSPPTPPTGYPSFSPPPAVGSGQHTAPQPQPPQTQQSAPSPGPTPS